From Pelotomaculum schinkii, the proteins below share one genomic window:
- the mreD gene encoding rod shape-determining protein MreD encodes MPLPFLLILLLATLLLQTSVLEVVSVAGVKPDLVMLIVVLNGFLLGPREGAFLGYISGIVEDLFLGEYIGLNAISKMAAGYLAGVAGERLYKENIMVATGVTFFSAGAGLLVNYLLLFYLDLHVSPYYALLRLALPTAVYTSLLAPFVFGRIFRYLQVRSKDF; translated from the coding sequence ATGCCGCTTCCTTTTTTGCTGATCTTGTTGCTGGCAACATTGCTCCTGCAGACTTCGGTGCTGGAAGTTGTGTCTGTGGCGGGGGTAAAACCCGACCTGGTCATGCTTATTGTAGTACTCAACGGCTTCCTCTTGGGTCCCAGGGAGGGGGCTTTTTTGGGTTATATCAGTGGCATAGTTGAGGACCTCTTTTTAGGGGAGTACATCGGTCTTAACGCTATATCCAAGATGGCCGCGGGTTACCTGGCCGGGGTGGCCGGAGAACGACTTTACAAAGAGAATATAATGGTTGCCACCGGTGTAACCTTTTTTTCTGCCGGCGCCGGCCTGCTGGTGAACTACCTTTTGCTTTTTTACCTGGACTTGCACGTGTCTCCATACTATGCTTTGTTGAGGTTGGCGCTGCCTACAGCGGTTTATACTTCACTTTTGGCTCCTTTCGTATTTGGTCGCATCTTTCGTTACTTACAGGTGCGCAGCAAAGATTTTTAA
- the mreC gene encoding rod shape-determining protein MreC, translated as MGWVTAKRLFFLVVLVAVTLAAIHVTIPEPARLTPLGSKFRDVLAPAQSGLTWLSRQARQVVSLPVSLYGAAERSQALEQEVERLQSEIIQLNEYKAENQRLTDLLNYKQVMVQQYDLLVASVIARDPGNWFATVTLNRGSRDGVHENMTVLTPQGLVGRVITVTNANCEVLLITDPRSGVGSLIQETRTPGIVEGTVGSSGTARIIHIPNDAQVEEGQVVVTSGLGSIFPKGIPIGQIASVSIESAGLFKSADIRLFAGMNQLEEVLIVTKVYPEAGTPPAGGG; from the coding sequence GTGGGTTGGGTTACTGCCAAGAGGCTGTTTTTCCTTGTCGTCCTGGTGGCGGTCACTCTGGCGGCCATACATGTTACCATCCCTGAGCCGGCCCGGCTCACACCTCTGGGTTCTAAATTCAGGGATGTTCTAGCGCCGGCACAGTCCGGCTTAACCTGGCTCAGCAGGCAGGCCCGTCAAGTTGTTTCCCTGCCTGTTTCTTTGTACGGGGCCGCCGAGCGCAGCCAAGCCCTGGAGCAGGAGGTAGAACGCCTGCAGAGCGAGATTATCCAGTTGAATGAATATAAGGCTGAAAACCAGAGGCTGACCGACCTGCTAAACTATAAGCAGGTGATGGTCCAACAGTACGACCTGCTGGTTGCTTCGGTAATTGCCAGAGACCCGGGTAACTGGTTTGCTACCGTAACGCTGAACCGGGGCAGCCGTGATGGCGTGCACGAAAACATGACTGTCCTGACCCCGCAGGGGTTGGTGGGCAGGGTTATAACGGTTACCAACGCAAATTGTGAGGTTTTACTAATAACTGACCCGCGCAGCGGAGTGGGTTCACTTATACAGGAAACCCGTACCCCCGGCATTGTTGAAGGGACAGTCGGCAGTTCCGGAACCGCCCGCATCATTCATATACCCAATGACGCGCAGGTTGAAGAGGGACAGGTTGTGGTGACATCCGGACTTGGCAGTATTTTCCCCAAAGGTATACCCATAGGTCAGATTGCCAGTGTCAGTATAGAGTCTGCAGGCCTGTTTAAAAGTGCGGATATTCGCCTCTTTGCCGGTATGAACCAGCTGGAAGAGGTGTTGATCGTTACCAAGGTATACCCCGAGGCCGGTACTCCTCCGGCGGGAGGAGGTTAG
- a CDS encoding rod shape-determining protein codes for MRVGLFSKDMGMDLGTANSLVYVKGRGIVIREPSVVAIQKDSGQVLAVGEEAKRMIGRTPGNIIAIRPLRDGVIADFDVTQSMIKYFINKSLRSRTFLVRPRVVVGVPSGVTAVEERAVREAALQAGAREAYLIEEPMAAAIGSGLPVHEPTGNMIVDIGGGTTEVAVISLGGIVTSRSIRIASDEMDEAIINHVKRTYNLMIGERTAEQIKMQIGTAYPIQTVETEEVRGRDLVTGLPKTVSITSEEIYKALSEPVSSIIESIKATLEQTPPELAADIMDRGIVMAGGGSLLRGLDHLVSEQTGMPVHLADEPLLAVAYGAGRVLENIDVLRKVLIQPKKLA; via the coding sequence ATGCGCGTCGGTCTGTTTTCAAAAGATATGGGGATGGATTTAGGTACCGCTAATTCCCTGGTGTATGTCAAGGGAAGAGGAATTGTAATCAGAGAGCCGTCGGTGGTAGCCATCCAAAAGGACAGCGGTCAGGTATTGGCCGTAGGTGAAGAGGCAAAACGGATGATTGGCCGTACCCCGGGCAACATCATTGCTATCAGACCGCTCAGGGATGGTGTCATTGCTGATTTTGATGTTACCCAGAGCATGATCAAGTATTTCATTAACAAATCACTGCGTAGCCGCACTTTCCTGGTCCGGCCGCGAGTGGTTGTAGGGGTTCCCTCCGGTGTAACCGCCGTAGAGGAAAGGGCGGTGCGCGAGGCGGCTTTACAGGCCGGCGCCAGGGAGGCTTACCTGATAGAGGAACCGATGGCTGCCGCCATAGGCTCGGGACTGCCCGTGCACGAGCCCACCGGCAACATGATTGTAGATATCGGCGGGGGTACTACAGAGGTAGCTGTTATTTCTCTTGGCGGCATCGTAACCAGTCGAAGCATACGCATTGCCAGCGATGAAATGGATGAAGCCATTATCAATCATGTCAAGAGAACCTACAACCTGATGATCGGTGAGCGCACGGCAGAACAGATAAAAATGCAAATCGGCACGGCTTACCCCATTCAAACCGTTGAAACAGAAGAAGTTAGGGGCCGTGACCTGGTTACCGGGCTGCCCAAAACAGTCTCAATAACTTCTGAGGAAATCTATAAGGCTCTCTCCGAGCCTGTGTCCAGTATCATCGAGTCGATCAAGGCAACTCTTGAGCAGACCCCCCCGGAACTGGCCGCCGACATTATGGATCGCGGCATCGTTATGGCCGGTGGCGGCTCGCTCTTAAGGGGACTGGATCACCTGGTCAGTGAGCAGACCGGCATGCCGGTACATCTGGCGGACGAACCTCTCCTGGCCGTGGCTTACGGGGCCGGGCGAGTCCTGGAAAACATCGACGTCCTGCGCAAAGTGTTGATCCAGCCTAAAAAGCTGGCGTAA
- the radC gene encoding RadC family protein — MVSVTYRLTLKELPEDTRPRERLLKEGVEVLSDIELLAILLATGSREATALELASLVISRFHSLRLLGDATVEELSGVKGVGLAKACTIKASLELARRLSQLTDQPRPVITSPDDAAGLVMEEMRRLDREHFRALLLNTRNQVIGVDKVSVGTLNCSTVHPRELFRNAIKRSAASIILVHNHPSGDPAPSREDLAITGRLREAGKIVGIDVLDHIIIGDNRFTSFKAKGLIE, encoded by the coding sequence ATGGTTTCCGTTACATACCGGCTTACCCTGAAAGAGCTTCCCGAGGATACCCGCCCCCGGGAGAGGCTGTTGAAGGAAGGGGTCGAGGTCCTGTCAGATATTGAGTTGCTGGCCATCCTTCTGGCGACTGGTTCCCGCGAAGCCACCGCTCTGGAACTGGCTTCCCTGGTTATATCCCGCTTTCACAGCCTCCGTTTGCTGGGGGACGCTACGGTAGAAGAGTTAAGTGGGGTTAAGGGAGTCGGTCTTGCCAAAGCCTGCACGATTAAGGCTTCTTTGGAACTGGCCAGGAGGCTGTCTCAGTTAACAGACCAGCCGCGCCCGGTGATTACCTCGCCGGATGACGCAGCCGGCCTGGTTATGGAGGAAATGCGCCGTCTTGACCGGGAGCATTTTAGAGCTCTGCTGCTCAACACCAGAAATCAGGTCATCGGTGTGGACAAAGTTTCAGTTGGTACACTTAACTGTTCCACCGTTCACCCCAGGGAGCTATTTCGCAACGCGATCAAGAGAAGCGCCGCATCTATCATTTTGGTGCACAATCACCCCAGCGGCGACCCTGCGCCCAGCCGGGAGGATTTGGCTATTACCGGCAGGCTGAGGGAGGCGGGAAAGATTGTGGGCATAGATGTCCTAGACCACATTATTATTGGAGATAATAGGTTTACCAGTTTCAAGGCCAAGGGGCTAATAGAGTAA
- a CDS encoding Maf family protein, with product MDAKIVLASSSPRRADLLKQAGLEFNIMVSEVDETPAPGLAPYELVELLALRKANAVAAGLNNGIVIGADTVVVQDGRILGKPSGPQEAAAMLSLLQGSGHEVYTGVALVNAASRETLVGHELTRVFFNSLTEEEISRYVATGEPLDKAGAYGVQGLAALFINRLEGCYTNVVGLPLARLAKMLKQIGYEVL from the coding sequence ATGGACGCTAAAATTGTGCTTGCTTCATCATCGCCCCGCCGTGCGGACCTTTTGAAGCAAGCCGGGCTGGAGTTCAACATCATGGTCAGTGAGGTTGATGAAACCCCCGCCCCCGGCTTGGCCCCGTACGAACTGGTCGAGCTGCTCGCTTTAAGAAAGGCGAACGCTGTTGCCGCCGGGTTGAACAACGGGATCGTCATCGGCGCCGACACTGTGGTTGTTCAGGACGGCCGGATCCTCGGCAAACCTTCCGGGCCGCAGGAAGCGGCTGCTATGTTAAGTCTCCTGCAGGGAAGCGGTCACGAGGTCTATACTGGAGTTGCCCTGGTGAACGCCGCCTCACGCGAAACGTTGGTAGGGCATGAGCTGACACGTGTATTTTTTAATTCCCTGACAGAAGAAGAAATCTCTCGTTACGTAGCCACCGGTGAACCTTTGGATAAAGCTGGAGCGTATGGTGTTCAGGGTTTGGCGGCTCTCTTTATCAACCGTCTGGAAGGATGCTATACCAACGTGGTTGGCCTGCCTCTGGCCAGGCTGGCAAAAATGCTGAAACAGATAGGCTATGAAGTTCTTTAA
- a CDS encoding DUF4321 domain-containing protein, with product MARSIKNTGSVWVLVLLLLVGGLSGGALGNALAPSLPWLNSTTQVGLKPSTLDLQFFNLTFGFTFALGPLTALGMILGYIVYRKL from the coding sequence ATGGCTAGAAGCATAAAAAATACGGGAAGTGTCTGGGTCCTTGTCCTGCTGCTGCTGGTGGGTGGGTTGAGTGGCGGGGCCCTTGGCAATGCCCTGGCGCCGTCCCTCCCGTGGCTGAATTCGACCACACAGGTAGGTTTAAAGCCCTCTACCCTGGACCTGCAGTTTTTCAACCTGACCTTTGGGTTTACTTTTGCTCTCGGGCCGCTGACCGCCCTGGGGATGATCTTAGGCTACATTGTCTACCGCAAATTGTAA